A genomic stretch from Narcine bancroftii isolate sNarBan1 chromosome 9, sNarBan1.hap1, whole genome shotgun sequence includes:
- the LOC138743537 gene encoding sericin-1-like: MEDDLLCNTDDEPEADSSDSDWDPNVDSVSSETLAGRSSGSSETLAGGSSESSETLAGGSSGSSETLAGGSSGSSETLAGGSSGSSETLAGGSSGSSETLAGESSGSSETLAGGSSGSSETLAGGSSGSSETLAGGSSGSSETLAGGSSGSSETLAGA, translated from the coding sequence ATGGAGGATGATTTATTGTGCAACACTGATGACGAACCGGAAGCCGACTCATcagattcagactgggacccGAATGTTGACAGTGTAAGCAGTGAGACTCTGGCTGGTCGAAGCAGTGGAAGCAGTGAGACTCTGGCTGGTGGAAGCAGTGAAAGCAGCGAGACTCTGGCTGGTGGAAGCAGTGGAAGCAGTGAGACTCTGGCTGGTGGAAGCAGTGGAAGCAGTGAGACTCTGGCTGGTGGAAGCAGTGGAAGCAGTGAGACTCTGGCTGGTGGAAGCAGTGGAAGCAGCGAGACTCTGGCTGGTGAAAGCAGTGGAAGCAGTGAGACTCTGGCTGGTGGAAGCAGTGGAAGCAGTGAGACTCTGGCTGGTGGAAGCAGTGGAAGCAGTGAGACTCTGGCTGGTGGAAGCAGTGGAAGCAGTGAGACTCTGGCTGGTGGAAGCAGTGGAAGCAGTGAGACTCTGGCTGGTGCTTGA